In Podospora pseudopauciseta strain CBS 411.78 chromosome 2 map unlocalized CBS411.78m_2, whole genome shotgun sequence, the genomic stretch CCGATGGGTCTTTTTGACTTTGGAGGCGTCACAATGCTCATGAGGCGTGAGCCGACCGAGCTGTGCAGTTGACGACGGGTGAGCTAGGTTGATTAGGGGGAGGGCAATGGTGTTGAGATCAGCACGAGCTATGGGGTTGTTAGTGGGTTTTTGGTGTAAAGTCTGGATcatgggggggagggggagtggtaTTCATGAGCTTGAGGGAAAGGTCATGAAAGTACTATGCTTTCCAGGCTTACAGAGGCTTGATGGCATTTTTTCCAGTGAAGAGGGATTTTCACTGAGCACTGAAGATCCTGCCACATCGATTGGGCGACTACGATACGAAAGACGCTTCCTCATCTCAACCGTCCCCATCTGTGCGGTTGCCGAAGAGTACAGCTTCTCACTTTGGTAAGTTGCAGCTCCCTAGCGCGCATATACGCAATCCCCAATACGATTTCGGACAGTAGATACAGTCCAGATTGGGCAAGCAAACAGAAGAACAATGGAAGTTCTTGTCCTTGTGAAAGGACTTTGATCTTATCAAGATACCTTACCTACTTTTCTGGCACCTGGCTTTTCTTGCTTTGACCTCCGATTCTGACTGACAACAATCACAACCCCTTTCCagcctcttttttttttttttttcttttgttttcttgaCACAGGCATCAAGTGACAAAGACCCTCTGTGCGGCCGCGCAGATTTTTACGAAAGGATAGGAAGAGGGTTTTGTGATGATGTCAATCTTTTGAGAATTTCTCTCTTGTTTCTTGAGACTTTTGGATattgttttctttcctcgCTGTCGGCTTCTGACGATCTTGTCTGATTGCTAGGCCTCCTCTATCGGGAGAGCTGAGAGACGGCTGCTCTGCTTGAACTATAGCCAGCCATTAACCGGTTGGGTCCGAACTCAACCCTTTTTCGCCACACACCTCTTTTATTAGGTTTCTAGAGGGTAAACAAACAAGAGCATCATGCTCCCCACGCTCgttaccctcctcctcctcctcctcctcctccacctctcgcTTCTCCCCCTCGTCACCGCGACCGCATCCCCGTTATTAAACCGTGATTTTCCCGTAAGTTgaacccccttccccttaaACCCCCTGTTCTATAGGTAAGTAGACCATCCTAATCCCCTCCTAggacccctccatcctccacgACTCCTCAGGAACCTACTATGCCTtcgccacctccctcctcaccggcccctccccaaaaaacATCCAAGTTGCCTCCGCCCCTTCCCCGTTGGGACCGTGGACTTACCTCGACAtcgaccccctccccaacccggGCTCCTGGACCTCCGGCCCCGGCTCTTTGACCTGGGCCCCCTCGGTGGTCCGGCTATCAGACAACTCCTACGTGATGTACTACTCTGGCCAGCTCTCCGGCAACAACAGCGCATATCACTGCATCGGCGCCGCCAAGTCAACCTCCTCCGTCACAGGTCCGTACACACCCCTATCCCAGCCAATCGCTTGTCCCATTTCCCAAGGCGGGGCGATCGACCCGGCCGGGTTCCTGGACCCCCTGACAGGGAAACGGTATCTGGTCTACAAGGTTGATGGGAACTCCCTCGGGAATGGGGGTTCGTGTGGGAACAGTGTTGCTCCTCAGGTTCCGACCCCGATAGTACTGCAGCCGGtggcggatgatggggtcACTTTCgttggggagagggtcaCGATACTGGATcggacggaggaggatgggccGTTGGTGGAGGCGCCGGATTTGTGGTTTGACTGGGGGACGGGGACGTATGTgcttttttatagtaatcaTTGTTGGAGCGAGGAGGGGTACTCGGTGAATTATGCCACGAGCGGGGAGGTAACGGGGGTGTACAAGAGGGCGAGTAAGGGGAGTTTGGTTGCTAcgggggatgggttgggggttgtcgCGCCGGGGGGCGCGAGCGCGGTCaggagggtggatggggacGGTGGGGGGAACAGAACGAGTATTGTTTTTCATGGGAActgtggggaggggaggtgttTGTTCGGGGTTGATGTTAGTATTGGGCTTTCGTGAGGGATACAGGGATACGAGTTTGGGTCTGAGGTAAGGAGAGATCTCATGATGGATATGAAAGCACATGGTTGGATGGTGGTTCGAGATGGGGACAGTGCTATAGTAAGCGAGGCGAAGAGATATGGCGGGATGTATATCAAAAGGCGTACATATATGAATTAATGTGTAATACGATTTTCATACTTGAAGTCGCTTTCTTTGCCATGCTGAAGAGCTTCTTCAAACAATCCATGCACGGCTCAACAAGTGGTAGCAGAGACGAAACGCACAACCCTCCAGATGGGACGAACTAGATCCGCAGACGAGATGGTCGTCTGGTCTCAAGATTGGGTCTCGAGATCTGTGGGTGGTGCCTATAAAGTGGCCGATATAACGGCCATGCCGCACCTCCATGGCCACATGGGGAGccgcccaccaccccctggAAAGGGGAATCCGTTGTGATTGTGCTCTTTACGTGCGTCTTCAGTTACAAGTTGcaagatggtgttgagaCAAGTCATGTTTTCGAAGACTTGGTAACGAAGCTTCAGGAATTGGCATCGTTGTGAGGCAACTCGAAGAAGACAAAGATAGAGGCTGTGGTGATGGAAATAGAAGCAGTACCAGAGCTGAGGAGCCCTCGGTTAGTCTGTGTTCTATAGGATCGTCGATGCCCCACGCTGGTACGACCATCCATCTCTTGACTGTCTTGGTTGCTGTGTCTGCGTCACGGGACGAGATGGATGGGAAGATGGGAAAGAGTCTGTTTGAGGGCGGTAGCTGGATCCCTCGAGGTGAGATCCGAGCGCGAGACTCACAGAAAAAGACAAGAGATCACGGTGACGGGAAGAGCGCTCGCAGCGGGTAAACGGCGCTGTAAAGTCACAGCAGGTGTGTGACCCTCCCAGTGTCGTGCAGGCGCAGTTGGTGCAAGAAGCGAATGAGCTTTGGGCAGCGCCGGATGTTCGTTTAAgcttccaacccccccattcccaaaGGGGATTAGCCCATGATCTTGGTGATCTCCAAGCGCCCGCCAAGACACCCTTTCCAGATTTCTCACTCTGAACCTGAACCTCGCCGACACTCGGCATGGGCCTGGGCAGTGGGCGAAGCGCTGCGGCCGCAGATATTGACGATTCCAGAATGCCGGGTTTGGGTATTTTCCGATATGTCTTGAAGACCATCACCGTCACGGTCACTCACCATCACTGTCACCATTACCGCCACGCTGCAGGGCTGGATTGACGAGCCAAGTGTTGGGAAGAGAGGAACACCGACGATGGAAACCATCTCCTTCTGtcaacacaccaccacacaccacttctcctccatcagcaGAGCAACGACACAACGGTtttgggttgatgatggtttcTAAGAATTGACTGCAGCATGCACATCTCCATTGGCCAATCCGTCCGAGAGCGTTGCTGCCGACCAGACGAGCTCAGGTACGGTCCATCTGCCGACTGTCAGCCCTGATTGGACTGACTGGCATGAGGACCTGGCCGGGGGTTCACCAGCGGCACATTGACAAGACTATCAGCTCCCATCACACCCTCAATGCAGGTTGGCACACCATCTGAATGCCTCCCCACTTGCCTGTTCTGGCCCCCGTCACGTCCACATTCCCCTTGACGGCGGCTCCAGAATCGATACTTGTACTGGAGTgaatccacctcctccatgtTCTTGGGTTCTTGTTGCCACTCTCGCTCGTTTGGTCCATCGACAACCacccttctttcttcttcagtCCGCCCTTTTCATCATATAGTTAATTTACCTAATTCTCCCAGGCTGGATCCTGGTTCTTTACCGCTTTACAATGCTTCTCCTACCGGTTGTTCTCCTTATCCCACAGCTTGTGTCGGCCCTCCAAGTAACACCAAACTCGCCATGCGCCTCGAAATGCCTAGACTCAGACGACCTCGATGCCTCAGATCCCAATTCGTCACACACAAGAAATTCAGATGTTGTTTGCGAGGACAACAAGTTCTCGTCGGCAAAGGGACAAAAGTGGCAGACATGCATGTCATGTCTAGAGACGAGCACCTTTTCGCAAGGGGGGGAGAGCGACACCATGTGGTTCTTGTGTTAGTCATCCCTGATTCTGTATATGGAAGAGCGTTCTCACTAACAGTGTGTCCCAGATAACCTTCGATATGCTGCTGCATTCTGCGTTTTTGGGTATCCCAATGGGACAAGTATCGGGCTAGATGTTTGCACCACAACCAAGGCCTGTGGACCATTACGAGACGGCGTCGAACACGGTCTTCTCGACCAAAAGAACATGACGGCGTACTCATACTGCAAAGCCGGCGCAGGAGGTGCCAACGACCTTTCCCATTATGAAGGCTGCTTGTCTTGTGTTGCCCCCCATGGCTCGACAGACTACCTGACCAACTACTTCAAGGCGATGGAGGCCGGATGTGCCCAGCAACCGGCACCGGGTGTGCCTCTTGGCCTCAACGAGACTGTGTTCTCTAACAACCGAATCACCCTTGTCGATCCATCAGCACCCAAGGACGATGGCGACAGCGCGCCGGTCGTTggcacaaccaccatcattGGTATCGTGGCTGGAGTGGTAGTGTTGCTTCTAGTTAGCGGAGGATTCGCTTTCGTCTGCCTTCGCAAGAGGAAGAACAAGACCAGACGTGCCAGCGCCGAAGCTGACTTTTACAGCAACTTTGGTGTCGGCGGTCATGGCCACCGTCCCAAGTCATCTATCTCCTTCCAATGCCAGACACACATGATGTCCCCTCGCTTCTGGCCCGGAGCGGAAGAGGGCATCTCCCCTGCCACCGAGCAGAGCCCAACGGACACCCAACTCCAGAGGTCATCTATCTACAAGCCCCCCATGGGCGGCATCGACGCCGTCTCTTCCTACCCCACCAAAGAAAACCGTTACAGTGTGCAACAGAAACAACAAGACGATTCCATCGCCACCGCTCCCCACAAGATGGGcatgcccctccaccaaatcaccaccgcccttccccccgcctctcctccccaggtGTACACGGCCTCCTCCGAAAAAGTCTACTACTCCCCCTCGGACTTCAAGTCCCCCCTATCAGCCGACTCGGTCCGCAGCACCGCTGCTCTTTTACCGGCTATCAAACCCTACATCCCAGCTGAATACGGCGTCGTTGGTCAAGCGCAGCCctacccccaacctcaagtTCCCAGCCCAGCTCCCACCGTCACATCTTTTGGTCAAAGCCCAACGTCTGCCGTGTCAGCTCCAGGAACGGGGATGACGCCGCTGTTGAGGGGCAACCCTTGGTCCGCCGCTCTAGAGAAGCCCCAGCGTCCAGTTATTAATGtaccgccgcctccgccgcagcagaagaaggggagggagagcgtgatgatggttgggttggggattgATGCCGGGGCGGTGCCGCCCAAGAGGAAGGGGACGCCGACGCCGACGGGGAGTCCGGTGGAGAGTGTGGAGATCAAGACTGCTTTTAAggcgccgccgaggaggtgaattttttttttttttggtttccgAATATACCTATGAGCATACCATACCCTATTGCACCGCCAGGTGCTTTTCTTTGAGTGTATTATTTATGGAATTAAGTGGATGGGTGGGGTAGTGTATGTTAGCGAGCATGGGACATATGGACTAAGTAAGGTATTGGTGTTTTGGGCGTTTGTCTATTTGAGATGTACACATATCATATCACATCATTTGCCTGTCCACCTATctaccctacctacctacctaccaaaGAGGAGAATATAACTTGTATATCACATCTTTCTCTGTTTCATTctatcaacctcctctcctcgctTCACTGTAGCATACCGTCAAAACCCCAAATGTCGAAGATATCTACCGcagcgggagggggggaggacgtGATAGTAAATAAGAGAGCAAAAAAATATAAGCAAAGTCTCCAGTTCTGGCTGTCCTGTAACATCCTGCTTGCTACGACCACCACAACCTGCTCTTTTTCACCACGCTCTTGTTACATTCGTTCCATTTACTGAGATGAAGCTACTTCGCTGGGGAAGTGGGAGTCGGGGGAGGTATATATTGGGTGGGTGTTTGCTTATGGGTCGGTtaggtagatagatagatggtgggtgggtgggtgtttCGGTGATTGACTTTTTGTTTGTGTGGGCTGGGTTAGGCTGATAATAAGAGTAGGTAGAACTGTAGCATCGATGGCGCGATATACCACGTCGGATATTTTGTAGGTAGACAGACAGCCACCTAGGCATTGTCGCGTCTTTCTTCACAGAGACCTGGTAATCATGTAAATCAGCGAAACTTTTTATTGAGCCTCGCTACCTGAGTAGGAAAGTAGGACGGAACCATGGGTGAGACGTCTCATAAGAGTCCCCTAATACCCATCCGAAATcagcttcctccccttcttcaccgtgTCAAATGAGGCGTATAACCATCCCAACTCCAGCTTGAAGACTCCTCCCCGGCTCCCTTCCATCATTTTTGATGCCAGAAGTCCTCAAGGCAGACCCCCTGGATAGCCATGTTGATGATCCTCAGCGCCTTTTCCTCTTGTCTAAACACCATTTTCCTCCTGTTCCGAGACCATTTCCCTCCCACTTGAGacacttcccccccttttgaatccatggaggaggagatgaaaTGCCCTGAGAAACCAGAtatccccctttcccccaccAAACAAACACCGTTTTGTCTGATaactccccatcaacccgaATGATgtcgagaccaccaccactgaaCTGGTTCCACTCTACCAGTGAACCGAGTGCTCTGAAGCAACGTACAGGTACTCGTCAATGTCCGGCCTGATACCGTGGAAATGTCCAATGGTCTGAGAGTACTGCGCCAGAATCTTGTcaatctcccccctcaaGTAAGCCTCGTCCAGGTCAAACTCATTATCTCCCGAAATGAAGTCCTCAAATTTGAGATCCACCAGCAACGCTTGAACTCCAATTGCGTCTCCGGATCTCTCCCACCGGTCGGCGGGCATAGGACCCGGCTCTATTTCATGCACTCCTTGAAAGCATAGATGCTTGCCACACCAGTATCAAGAAACTCGAGGACTTCGGGAAACAGTCTCAGGGTCTTCTCCAGATGCATAACACTCCGGCAGCCCCTTTCAGTCTCCTGTAATGCCTGGCTGAGACAGACGAGCGGATAATGATCAGTGTCGGTAAGATAGGCTGTAATGCGCGCCTTCAGCGCTGTGAAAGCCTGACTAGCCTTGACTtgtgtggtgatgctggctACGGCGTCTGCGAACTCCTTGTTCATCCAACCACCCTTTTGCCCCGACCTATTGATCGTCAGCAAGCCATCATGGTCAATGCAGAGATCCTCTATCGCGAAGGTCTTTTGATGTGCTTATGGAGACCGATCTGTTGCAGGGAGCGAATAGACCCATGCATGTTCAATGCCACCTGCGCAGCTGTGCACTTGCCGCCGCATCGACGTTGGCTGACTGGGGGGGCGCCTCGTTCAAATCTTCAAAAATCTTCAGCAACTTGGAACTATGTGCCAAAGAGCGAATGCTGTCCTGCCGTGACCTGGTTACTTTATTGAACAACCACATCCAGTCGGTGTTGGAATCGATATCAACGAAGTCGTCCGGCTGAGGGTTCATGATGGTCGACATCTCCTTGGGGTCGAAGATGATATTCGAGAGCCGAGAAATTCGCTGAAACATGGACAGGAAAGATAGCTGAAGACGCAAGTAAGTGAGGTCGAGCCGTCTGAAGATAGCTCGAAGGCGTTCAGTGATTGATTGAAGGCCTCAAGTAACTGGTTGAAAATATCAAG encodes the following:
- a CDS encoding uncharacterized protein (COG:S; EggNog:ENOG503P54U); translated protein: MLLLPVVLLIPQLVSALQVTPNSPCASKCLDSDDLDASDPNSSHTRNSDVVCEDNKFSSAKGQKWQTCMSCLETSTFSQGGESDTMWFLYNLRYAAAFCVFGYPNGTSIGLDVCTTTKACGPLRDGVEHGLLDQKNMTAYSYCKAGAGGANDLSHYEGCLSCVAPHGSTDYLTNYFKAMEAGCAQQPAPGVPLGLNETVFSNNRITLVDPSAPKDDGDSAPVVGTTTIIGIVAGVVVLLLVSGGFAFVCLRKRKNKTRRASAEADFYSNFGVGGHGHRPKSSISFQCQTHMMSPRFWPGAEEGISPATEQSPTDTQLQRSSIYKPPMGGIDAVSSYPTKENRYSVQQKQQDDSIATAPHKMGMPLHQITTALPPASPPQVYTASSEKVYYSPSDFKSPLSADSVRSTAALLPAIKPYIPAEYGVVGQAQPYPQPQVPSPAPTVTSFGQSPTSAVSAPGTGMTPLLRGNPWSAALEKPQRPVINVPPPPPQQKKGRESVMMVGLGIDAGAVPPKRKGTPTPTGSPVESVEIKTAFKAPPRR
- a CDS encoding uncharacterized protein (CAZy:GH43; COG:G; EggNog:ENOG503P1F3), producing the protein MLPTLVTLLLLLLLLHLSLLPLVTATASPLLNRDFPDPSILHDSSGTYYAFATSLLTGPSPKNIQVASAPSPLGPWTYLDIDPLPNPGSWTSGPGSLTWAPSVVRLSDNSYVMYYSGQLSGNNSAYHCIGAAKSTSSVTGPYTPLSQPIACPISQGGAIDPAGFLDPLTGKRYLVYKVDGNSLGNGGSCGNSVAPQVPTPIVLQPVADDGVTFVGERVTILDRTEEDGPLVEAPDLWFDWGTGTYVLFYSNHCWSEEGYSVNYATSGEVTGVYKRASKGSLVATGDGLGVVAPGGASAVRRVDGDGGGNRTSIVFHGNCGEGRCLFGVDVSIGLS